The Aspergillus nidulans FGSC A4 chromosome VIII genome contains the following window.
CGGacctggaagagaagagctgcTCATATCAAAAGGCTAGATGAACAGGCCATCAGTCGGCATAATGAAAAATTGAAACGTGGTCTCTACTGGCAATGGTTTTGGAGCCTATGTGAGAGACGCGCTCCAAGATGGCACGAATTCGTCATCAAAAGACGCTCGCTGCTCTACTGGCTGCGCACTTTTCGTACAATTAGGGAACGTCTTCAGGAAACTGATAATCGGGATAAACATTTTTTGCTCGGGTCTGCGCTTCAAGTCTTGCGCGAAAGATCGAAAGCTGTTGTCTCCGCTGAACAAAAGGCTGTGGCCATGCAACGAcatcagcttcttcgaaaCGCACTGTATGAATGGAAGCTTCAGGCTCGCCTAGCACCGGCTGCAACCCACGTCGCAGACACAGCGGATACCCGCATCGTGCGGTCAGCGTACAATCAATGGGTAAAACGAATAGACATGCTTAACCAAGCCAGAGAATTGGACCGACGGAGAATTATGCGAAATTCATGGGTCGCATGGAATGACCGCCTTCGTTGTCAGGCTTTAACCGCACGCATCGAGGAGCGCCTAAAGATTGAAACCATGTACAAATGGATCATTGCGGAGCGATACCGTCTTTTGCAGCGAATCTACGAGCAGAGGATCTCACGAGGGGTATTCTCCACGTTTGTTACAAATATTCGCAAAAAATATACGCAGCTGCTACAACACGCTGATATCTACGAAGACCGGCGGAACGACGACCTACTCAGGGCGAAGCTTGCCACTTGGCGGAACCAATTGGCTCTAACACGCCAGCGCGATGATATCGCTTATGTATTTTATGCACCACGCCTTGTGCAGGAATCACTCGTAGCCTGGCGTTCGAAGCTAGAGCATGTGGCGAAATTAGAGGAGTGGGCGCAGGATGCCAGATTCTACTTTGTCTCAACTCGCACTCTCAAGTGCTGGCATGTTGCAAAGGTAAACTCGACCAAGCGTCACCGCCAAGAAGCTTATGCAATAATTCGGCGAAAAGTCAAGGTCAATCTTGCGTCGAAGGTATTCACAAGTTGGCAGTCAAAGACGCGGGAAATtcttgatattgagcagCAAGCCCTGCAATTAGAGAGGGGGAAGAATCTGGATATCGTGTTTGAATTGGTGGATCGTTGGCATGAGAAGACCACAAAGCGACTCCAAGATtgtgaagatgcagatgtcTTCTACTTCAAACAGATCGCCTACGACAAACTAATACGTTGGGCTGAAGGAGTCGTCGCGTCTCGCCAGTTAGAGGAACAGGCAGTCAGTGCGCATAGACAGCACGTGTTAGGCCAAGCCAACACTCAGCTTCGCAAACTCAGCCTTCGCGTCTTTCAGATACACAGCAGCGCTGAGACAGCGGATGCCATGAGAGAGCGCAATCTCAGGAAGCACTCGAGAGGCATGTTCCGCCGTTGGCTAGAAAAGACAAGGATCAGCCTTGAGGCGCGCGATGCTCCAGGACCTCTAGTGAGTCCCATGAGGAACCCAAGCCGTGCTAGTGCCCGGGGGATGGAACGGTCTATCTTCGATCCCTGGCAAGTCGAGACACCTTTTAAACTGAACGACTTTGCCTCTGCTGAGAATCAGCATCCGTCCACAACTCCGTTAGCAACGCCGAACCCCCAGACTTCGCCCTCCAAGCGAGCAGCGAGGGCACGAATATTGGCACGGGTGTCTACTACCCCAGCAACACCACTCCATACGCCTTTCGCTAGCCGGCTTCTGCGTGAAGGCGTAACTGTTCGTACTACGTCCAGTCGGCGGGATCGCACTGGACGCGGGAGCGCTTTAGGCACCGTTCGGTTTGTTGACGAGGATCCCGAATCGCCTACGAGTGGGAAAGGATCGGCTAATCGACGGCCTTAGGAGTCTCGTGCCCTTCTTATGGTTGGCGCTTGGGATGTCTTGTGTGCTATAGTATACTCTGATAATATTTCGCTCATGCTGGGATGAAGCGGTTGAGATACCTTTTTGCACGTTCAAGCGATATGTACTATGTAGAAAACTGTACTCATGTTGGGTAATATCAAAAAAACGAATCATGCTGGATTGCTTCATACTCTACGCCAAATATGTATCTTCCTCTAGTGCACACATATACAAAAGCTTGGCTCTGACCAATATGACTTACCATAAGCTCCTCAATATAGTGCTTTATCCAGCATGACTAAAGAACCTCACCTCTTCTGTCACATGGCAGTTCTGGTATGATGAGCGTGGACCGTAGGTCACACGCGGAGCGGAAagcggaggagcagcggACGGCGTCATCAATCCCAGTTCCGCGACCAAGTTGACCTCACCCACTAACTCTGTCAATATCAGTTCTTTCCAGTTCATTCTCCCGCCCCGTGCTTGTGGAATCCTTGCTACGTTTCTCAGCACTCTATGATTCCTCCTGGCAATGGTGTAATCTCCGTCTTGAGCGCAACGAGCGTCTGATCTCCCCACCGACCACCCCTATGCGAGCAGTATTGCCGGGGAGACCCCCAGCGAAGCTCCAGTCTTTCGGCACTGCGTCCTGGAATGGCCTTCGTGTGGTTGTATGTCCTTCACCTCCATAATTTGCCCGCTCACTGGCCATCATTGAGCTAATTGTGTGTTTCCGCTTAGGTGTACATCTCGGGTCAAGCACTGGTCATTCTCGGCGGTCCGCACAACCTCCTACAAACAATTTATGTCGACGATACGCAAGCGCTACAGGCTGTTGCTATAGATGGAGCTTCGGGAAGAATAGCTGTTTGTGGGGGCCCGTCTGCTTTCGTCTACGAGCCTTACGGTACCTACGGCGAAACGCTGAAGGTGTGTGGTTGCGCCCAAgcttgctggagctgggagtATGGCAAAGCTCGGAGATATTGCCAAAATGCTGACATTTTGGTCCCAATAGTGGTCCTTGGCCTTTACCCTTCGTtacgaagacgatgaagagccGATTTGTACGATATCGTGGGGTTCTTCCGACGAGCTCCTTCTGGGGAATTCACATCTCACGCTCTGGTTCCTGCATGACACACCTCGGGCGGCATGGCGGGAGAAGCTCGCTAACCCGGTTAAGTTCGCACAGATTTCGCCTGACTCTACTCTCATTGTTACCACAGGAGTTTATGATCGGTTTGTGAAGGTATGGAAGAGGTTAGCATTCGGTGCTGACGACGTGCGCTTCGATGTATCATACCTCGCGCATCCTGCTATAGTTACGGGGTTTCACTGGCGCCGGCCGCTTCATGGAGAGCAGTCAATGGCGAATGTCTTCTACACATTATGCGCCGATAATAAAATCCGAGTTTGGGCGGCGATTGATAACCATGCCCCATCTCCACTACAGCTATGGACGCAGATTGACATGAACCGTTCCGTACAGCCGAGACACGCAACGAATGGAGTGGGCGTATCACGCCGCTACGGGTTTATCATCGATAGTCGGGATTTCTGCAGCGCTACCGAGCGGGCGGTGGAACGAGGTGCAGGAAACAAAGGAAACCATGCTTTGGAACATATTATCGAAGTTGCGACGAGGAGCCCGGAGATATATGTGGTAATGGATGGTGAAGGGCATATGGCTGCCTGGGCGTTGGAAGACGTCGGCTCCAAGGCCCAATCCAAAATGAACGTGTTCAACATCCTCCATGTCGAGGGTTTGGATTTCTCGTTCTTGCGCGGACTCTCTGCCGAGGAAGATTATGCGCAAATATGTGCCTTTCAAAGTGCAGATCCTGGAGACGCGCTCTCAATCCTGGTCCACCACTTTGACGGACGGATCGAATGGTATGATTCGCAAGTAGATGTCCTGTTTGATCCGGCTCCTGTCAGGAATCGCATCGCCCGTAAGGCGTCCTGGACAGGACATATCGGCCCCGTTAAGAAGATAATCCGAAACGCTTTTGGCGACACTCTCACTTCTCGCACAGACGATAACAAAGCCTTGATATGGAGACAGAAGCGGAGAGACAGCGGCTCTGGGCTTCTCCGTAAGAGCACGTTGTTCTCAGACGAGCATATCCACCGCAGCTGCGTGATCGAGAATGGTGATTTCATCGTTAATTTGCATCATAACGGAATATCTGTCTGGGATGTTCGTTCGTTCCATGCAGAAAGAATTGCATCGTTAACATTCGAGCTTTCAGGTAAACCGCTCTGCGTTCTGGAAATGCTTACACCCGAGAAGAATGCCGGGGTTGTTTACATCGCAGCAATTGCGGCGGATATGAGTGGAATCGCTTGGGAAGTCAATCTTCCACTTGCGAAAGGACACACAAAGTCTCAATGCCACTTGAAGAAATTCTGTACCTTTGACCTAGGGTTGAAAGAAGATGTCTCATACTTCCTACCTGTGGACCCTGCCGGTCCTCGGACTCAGTTGTCTGGATTTTTTGACCTATTTTCGCCCGACATAGCGCTGTCTTATACGGCTACTGGTATTGTTCATACATGGACGGCCAGAGTGGACAAGGATAATAGCCGGATAGAATGGCTACTGACGTCCACCGTTGAGACGGGCATCGCAAATCCTTCTCTTGCCAGTGGAAGCTCCATCAAGAAGGCAGcgcttgttgacgaagatcGAACGCATCTCACTATTTGGGATACAAAGGGCGCACAActcgagtttgaggaacATTTTGCCCAAAAGGACATCATTCGTGATTTGGACTGGACGTCTACACCGGACATGCAGTCCGTTCTTGCGGTGGGATTTCCACACAAGGTTATCCTCCTGACGCAACTACGTTATGATTACCTCGACTCAGGGCCATCCTGGACCCAGATTCGCGAAATCTGGATTCGCGATCTCACCCCTCATCCAATTGGCGACTCCTGTTGGCTGAGCAGCGGCTACCTCGCTATCGGGGCGGGCAACCAGCTTTTTGTGTACGACAATGAGATTGAAGCCACAGACCGGGTGGTCTCACAGCTTCGCATTCCCACTCGTGGTTCATCGACTGTAGATCTCTTTGAAGTCGTGAGCCGACTGAACGGCGCGCTTCCTGTATTCCATCCGCAATTTCTCGCCCAGTGTATACTAAGCGGTAAGACGAACTTAGTGCATTCGATATTGATGAATCTCCATCGGAAGTTGAAGTTCTACACAGAGGGGGATGACATTGATGGTTTTCTAGAGATGGCGCTGGAAGATTTTTATGTGGATCATGATGTGAGCAAAATCTACCTACATTTATGACTTGGCTAACGAGCAAAAGGTGCCACAACAAGCAGTGTCTAAAGAGTTGCACTCGTCCTATGCGGATCTTTCCCTTGAAGAAGAGCCTACAGTCATGGACGAAGCCACGGCAGCCATTCTTAATGAGAATCTGGCGCGGGTTGCTCTACCACAACTAACTAGCCAGGAACAAGTCCGGCTGGTCGACACAATTGAATGTGTTGCCACTGTTGAAAAACACCGGCGCTCGATGGATGACAATGCTGCTCGCTATCTTCTGTTTTTCCGACAGCATATGCTGCGCAGGACACAAGGTATCGCGAATAATGACACAGTATCTTGGCGAGAGATTGTTTGGGCTTTCCATAGCGGCAGTCAAGACATACTTATTGACCTCGTATCGAGGCAGTTTGGTGGAAAGTTGTCATGGAAAGCAGCTCGGGAAAGTGGGATATTCATGTGGTTGTCGAATTCTGCAACAATTGTAAGTCAACGCCTCTCCCATGAGAAACATGGGCTAAATATTCGCAGCGCGAGCAATTGGAGGTAGTTGCTCGAAATGAGTACACCAAGACTGAAGAAAGGAATCCCATTGACTGCTCTTTGTACTACCTTGCCctcagaaagaagaataTCCTTCAGGGTCTTTGGAGGATGGCGCACTGGAACCGAGAACAGTCCGCAACACAGAAATTGCTAGCAAACGATTTCCGGGAATCTCGTTGGCAGACAGCCGCGCTCAAGAACGCATATGCGCTGCTTGGGAGGCGGAGATTTGGTAACCAAGCTCCTTGCCTTCTCTGACAGACTCCGCTAATAGATGAGAATATAGAGTACGCCGCGGcgttcttccttcttgcaGACCATTTGCGAGACGCTGTCCAGGTCTGTCTCAACCAAGTTGGTGATCTTCAACTCGCAATTGCCATTGCTCGCGCGTATGAAGGGGACAATGGCCCGGTGCTGAAAGAGATCTTGGAAACAAGAGTTTTGCCCGAAGCTGCCATGGATGGAAATCGCTGGATGGCTTCGTGGGCGTTCTGGATGCTTGGCCGCCGTGATATGGCTGTGCGGTCGCTTATTGTGAGTGACCTATATTTTCAGCAAGACTTTTGGTACCTCCAGCTAACATTACTCAGTCCCCCGTCGAGTCACTTATCCCGTCGGACCCAGCCTCCCCCGAGACCCCCGGATCAATTTCCCTGCAAGCCAAATCCTACCTATCCAATGACCCAGCACTGGTGGTTTTATACAAACAACTCCGCGAAATGACATTACAAACACTGAAAGGGGCCTCTAAGGTCTCCGCCCAAGCAGAATGGGAATTTGTTCTCCGCAACGCACGTCTGTATGATCGAATGGGCTGTGACCTGCTTGCTCTCGACCTCGTCCGCCACTGGGAGTTCTTGAAAGAACCACCGTCCACTCAACTTTCCAAAGACGGTATGATCAACCTGGTCGACGGCGCCATTGATTATAGGAAGATGCTCCGGCGGAGAAGCAGTCTTGTTGTTGCAGATATGCCGGCAAAGCCCAGGGAGCCGACGTCCCCGGTTGCCCCGAAGCAGCAACCACCGCCTACAATGTTTCATGAGCCGGATGCTAATTCGCTGCTTGATAGCTTTGGGTTTTAGTTTACTTTCTTGTTGACTGTATGTTAATGCTTACTTTACCGGGCAAGGAGTATATTGTTATTTATAGATGGAATCGTCTGTACGAAACTTTTTGCCTTCACTGGTTCTAGATTGGGGACTTCTCAATACTTTTTACTTGAACGACAGCTTAATCGCTAGCTTACATTGCAAATCATTCATTCATTGTAAACACTTCAATACATGAATCCAGCATAACACCAATCAGCCGACTTTAACGACCCAAAAGCGACaacctcctccgctgccaCCTTCCAACCACGGCACCAATACCACTTGTGGTAGTAGTACTAGTCGTAGTAGTGCTATTCATATGTGATCCCCAAGCACCCGCAACGGTCCCATTTTCACCAGCCTGCGGCAGCTCTCCTCGAATATCGCCAGTTGCAGGAAAAGGCCGACTCCCATCTGTGCAGTCAACCCTAATAAACACCTCCCCAAGCTCCATGAACTCCGAACTGCGCTTTACACACCGACTGCTTCCACCAATGCCCGCACCGACACCGAACTCGCGCTGGATCAGCGGTTTATCGAAGCCGCTGCACCCGGGCTTTTCGAAAAGCCGCACTGTGCAGACCTCCAGATTGGGCGCGTGACTGTTGTTGCCGGCCCGGGCTCCCAGACTAGGCCTCGAGCTTGGGCTTGCGCTTGGAAGGGGGATCGCGGAGTTGTAGTGAAGAGGCGAATGTGCTTGTTCCGTGTGGACGAGTTCGAATGAGACGTGGTCGACCTCGTCATAGAGACCTAGGGGGAGCGGCACTGGGACACCTTGGCAAATGCCTGAGCGGATGTTGAGTCCTACTGTGAATTCTTCGGCGAGATCGAGGTCGCCTGGGATGATAGAGGGATCGGGGCACGAGGGAGTGAATTTGGTGAGGATGCGGGTTGTTCGGAGGGCTTGTACGGGAGTTGTGAGTgtgaggagggggaggagggggataGCCTGACTCGCTTGGTTAGAAGGAAATTGGGAATAGAGGGTGGGTAGAAGAGCATACAGTTGTCCAGTGCATGGCTGTTTTGGTCGGTGTGTTCTGAAACTATAGTATAATGAAGTTGTGGAGTAGGAGCGAAGAATGGAGACTATTGAGTATGGATTTTAGAGCCTGAATGAATAGCGATAGTGCTTAATGCGAATTCAAGATGAGTGTAGAGGATTGATTAGtgcttttttctcttcaGCACCAGGCTGATACTTCCCGTTCTTATACATCCTGTGTTCGTGCAATATAACTCACTTCGCCACCGTTCGTCTTGCGCAGACGTGTACGCATGGCTGGGAGGAACGTAGAGTCTCGGCGTCGCGGCTCGAAAGCTGTGACTCTCCGCGATGAAACGCGAAGACTTTTCCAGCTCTGAGTCTCGAGCATGTGGCAGGTAAACCGTAGGTATGCAGATTGCCTCTGCGAGGAATGGAGTTCTGCAATAGTGAACATTCCATCACTGAGCAGACGTCTTTGCTGTATGTCAAACGATAGTCCATTAGGCGAATAGAATTTTGGGCCTTCCTGGTATGTTGGAATGTGCAGTGTACATTATCGCAacgcaagctgaaagagtgAATGTGTACAGTGCGTCAGGGACAAAAGTTGACTTGGATTCTGGTATTTAACTATATCTAAGAAATGGTAGTTATAGGAGGGCTCAAGCCCAGTAAATCCAAAGCGTCCCTAGCCCTTACAAGTTCACACCGTCAAGGATACCCTCAATACCCTTTGGCTTAGCCTCAGGAGTCTGCATTTCACGGTGATCCGCATCCTCAGCTCCATACTCAGCTCCATCCTTATCATAAGCCTCATGGGTGTCATTATGGTCATTATCATCGACATCCTCATGGTTGTCCTTATCATGCTCAGGCCCATGGCCATGCTCCTCGTGGTCATCGTCCTTACCATCCTCACAGTACAGCTTCAGAGAGACGTTCTTGTCGAAGTAACCGTCACTGATGCACGGTGTCTTCGCCTCATTATTCTCGGGGAAGAGAGGGATAACAGAAATCGGGAGGCCCACGCACTCATCGTTCGTGTAGATACCAACAGCGTGGCACACGTACGTCGTGTCCTTGGTAACCGGCGTGACGGAGAAGGAATACGCGTCGATGTCAAAGGAGTGCTTGGCACGCACCTGGGTGCAGGTGTCCTTGGTCACGACGGTGGACTCAGGGTCGTCAACGCTGTTGTTAGGGGCTTCGCCATTGTGGCAGGCTTCGTGGTAGGCGATGTCAACAGTTGCGACGCCGTAACCGTAGACGGCCGGGGCAAGCGTCAAGGCCGAGGCAAGGAGAATCTGTCGTGCGTCGGTTAGATAGGATTCTTTTAGAATAAATCCAGGATGAGACTCACGTTGGGGAGATGCATCTTGGCTgtctggctggcttgatctGACCTTGAGTCAACCTTGGGCTGGGATTGAGGATGAAGCAAATGAGTGTGAGTGAGTTGGGGTTCCTGCACATCGAAAGGCCACAGACATGGTGATCTATTTATGTTTTCGTTGGAGACACTGTCGACGCGTCGAAGGATACAACAGCCCTTGAGTTCCCATTGCGGATTCTTGAGCCTGGGTCGATAGGTATAGGAATGTACTTTGCGCTTCATGGAGGGGATACGGTTGACCCTACCCATGGGTCAACCTTTAGAGGGCGGAAACTAGGGAATGCGCAGTATAAAAGCTCGAAGGAATTTTCAAGAATGTCGCAGGCTCTTAACTGAAGATTCGCGTTCTGCTTAACCAGGGGCGTGCTCGTTAATGCAAGGGCCTATCCCAAAAAGTCCCCGGTAACGAAGAGCCAGCTCATTCGAACAAGGTGCCTAGATCTTCACTATTCCATAGCGAGGAGTCGCTTCGTGAGCATAAAACTGTACTTATTATCCTCATAACTGGGTCGTAGAGCGAATGGATGTACTCGAGTGAAGAGTAATTCAAAAATAAAATAGATTCGGAGTTCCGACTCTTATATTATGTCTAGTTGAGTGACGAGTCTGAGTAGTCTTATGACACAACATTCACAGGTTGCCCTGCAGCCCAAGCCTCGACTGCCAATTTTAGCTTTGAGCCATAATTGACTGACGTCCTTTGGGACAGCCAGGCTAAGTGCGGAGTGGCAATGATGTTGAGGTCTTTAGCGTCCTCTGATAACAAGGGCGAAGTATCAGGGCCTGCAGGCTCGCCGTTAAATACATCTGTTGCTGCGCCAGAGATTTTGCGCTCGCGCAGTGCGTGAACTagggcttcttcatcaacggtACCACCTCGAGATACGTTGACTACGATGGCATGGGAAGACATGTTCTCGAACTCTGGGGTTGAGATGAAGTTCCGAGTAGAATTCATAAGCGGGACCGCAATGAAAAGCACTGTACTCTGCTTGATGACTGTCTCGAACGGGACCCTGGTGGGATCTGAGGTTGCAGACGCCTTGCGGCCAGAAACCAGCACCTTCATTCCTAGATTACGCGCAAGTGTGGCGATTCTCTTCCCTGATGCTCTTGTTAAATTCTTGCTCAAGACACAAATTATTGTGGCCTTACCGACGCCGCCGTTTCCAATGATTCCGGCGACT
Protein-coding sequences here:
- a CDS encoding uncharacterized protein (transcript_id=CADANIAT00001967), giving the protein MHWTTAIPLLPLLTLTTPVQALRTTRILTKFTPSCPDPSIIPGDLDLAEEFTVGLNIRSGICQGVPVPLPLGLYDEVDHVSFELVHTEQAHSPLHYNSAIPLPSASPSSRPSLGARAGNNSHAPNLEVCTVRLFEKPGCSGFDKPLIQREFGVGAGIGGSSRCVKRSSEFMELGEVFIRVDCTDGSRPFPATGDIRGELPQAGENGTVAGAWGSHMNSTTTTSTTTTSGIGAVVGRWQRRRLSLLGR
- a CDS encoding Sfi1 family protein (transcript_id=CADANIAT00001965); the encoded protein is MPPVPAQRRALSYEDPALSDEDVGFLFQVITRAERHPDADRLPYRVLFKEYDAAIEEHGPEADPGYACMRFLFKMGYVAGDTLFEKFENLLQQMGIVIEFGNEENDTDGYTDNFSVVDAAPRERPSPASRDNIQTPRPRRASFNSVYDLGDDPTTRSFINRPSSRSSLSRLQTGKPEFEASPQNHTAASRRTESPDRTQLIAQFMDVGRRLISKMGAFQSAKEQTKEFSSAVNEDRSRRMAAASRAKARKPRKPKRKRSISSSSSDEESEKDEDEDNSTVSDDVNGRIEKPDLPPELLYRPSLSDLLRDASTFNMYRQRAINRRILTQWMKKAVQARQAHRNMEMVAMNRDRVTLIRQAFGTWNSIIREKRQAARTEQFFQHLEERAARARDVYLMTKAFTHWAAVASDELEKTTAARRHILGVKYFNAWREITAVNVLKAQRFALCQPLRTWKRRAAHIKRLDEQAISRHNEKLKRGLYWQWFWSLCERRAPRWHEFVIKRRSLLYWLRTFRTIRERLQETDNRDKHFLLGSALQVLRERSKAVVSAEQKAVAMQRHQLLRNALYEWKLQARLAPAATHVADTADTRIVRSAYNQWVKRIDMLNQARELDRRRIMRNSWVAWNDRLRCQALTARIEERLKIETMYKWIIAERYRLLQRIYEQRISRGVFSTFVTNIRKKYTQLLQHADIYEDRRNDDLLRAKLATWRNQLALTRQRDDIAYVFYAPRLVQESLVAWRSKLEHVAKLEEWAQDARFYFVSTRTLKCWHVAKVNSTKRHRQEAYAIIRRKVKVNLASKVFTSWQSKTREILDIEQQALQLERGKNLDIVFELVDRWHEKTTKRLQDCEDADVFYFKQIAYDKLIRWAEGVVASRQLEEQAVSAHRQHVLGQANTQLRKLSLRVFQIHSSAETADAMRERNLRKHSRGMFRRWLEKTRISLEARDAPGPLVSPMRNPSRASARGMERSIFDPWQVETPFKLNDFASAENQHPSTTPLATPNPQTSPSKRAARARILARVSTTPATPLHTPFASRLLREGVTVRTTSSRRDRTGRGSALGTVRFVDEDPESPTSGKGSANRRP
- a CDS encoding D-isomer specific 2-hydroxyacid dehydrogenase family protein (transcript_id=CADANIAT00001969), with the translated sequence MPLPSAEHHHIVFLQGSVLEIPKFELPAPFTYSQTVYDWTSSAEVPDRIRDASIIILSAARVDAAALSRDVSPHLKLIVMVASGFDCIDLEACSKRGIVVCNCPNSNIEAVSEHAIGMYFAARRRLLDMHMSTRAGKWKERGLLMFDYLDKDGIPPLTCQDEVAGIIGNGGVGKRIATLARNLGMKVLVSGRKASATSDPTRVPFETVIKQSTVLFIAVPLMNSTRNFISTPEFENMSSHAIVVNVSRGGTVDEEALVHALRERKISGAATDVFNGEPAGPDTSPLLSEDAKDLNIIATPHLAWLSQRTSVNYGSKLKLAVEAWAAGQPVNVVS
- the ccpA gene encoding protein ccpA (transcript_id=CADANIAT00001968) produces the protein MHLPNILLASALTLAPAVYGYGVATVDIAYHEACHNGEAPNNSVDDPESTVVTKDTCTQVRAKHSFDIDAYSFSVTPVTKDTTYVCHAVGIYTNDECVGLPISVIPLFPENNEAKTPCISDGYFDKNVSLKLYCEDGKDDDHEEHGHGPEHDKDNHEDVDDNDHNDTHEAYDKDGAEYGAEDADHREMQTPEAKPKGIEGILDGVNLIQVNFCP
- a CDS encoding WD repeat protein (transcript_id=CADANIAT00001966); this encodes MSVDLLSSSFSRPVLVESLLRFSALYDSSWQWCNLRLERNERLISPPTTPMRAVLPGRPPAKLQSFGTASWNGLRVVVYISGQALVILGGPHNLLQTIYVDDTQALQAVAIDGASGRIAVCGGPSAFVYEPYGTYGETLKWSLAFTLRYEDDEEPICTISWGSSDELLLGNSHLTLWFLHDTPRAAWREKLANPVKFAQISPDSTLIVTTGVYDRFVKVWKRLAFGADDVRFDVSYLAHPAIVTGFHWRRPLHGEQSMANVFYTLCADNKIRVWAAIDNHAPSPLQLWTQIDMNRSVQPRHATNGVGVSRRYGFIIDSRDFCSATERAVERGAGNKGNHALEHIIEVATRSPEIYVVMDGEGHMAAWALEDVGSKAQSKMNVFNILHVEGLDFSFLRGLSAEEDYAQICAFQSADPGDALSILVHHFDGRIEWYDSQVDVLFDPAPVRNRIARKASWTGHIGPVKKIIRNAFGDTLTSRTDDNKALIWRQKRRDSGSGLLRKSTLFSDEHIHRSCVIENGDFIVNLHHNGISVWDVRSFHAERIASLTFELSGKPLCVLEMLTPEKNAGVVYIAAIAADMSGIAWEVNLPLAKGHTKSQCHLKKFCTFDLGLKEDVSYFLPVDPAGPRTQLSGFFDLFSPDIALSYTATGIVHTWTARVDKDNSRIEWLLTSTVETGIANPSLASGSSIKKAALVDEDRTHLTIWDTKGAQLEFEEHFAQKDIIRDLDWTSTPDMQSVLAVGFPHKVILLTQLRYDYLDSGPSWTQIREIWIRDLTPHPIGDSCWLSSGYLAIGAGNQLFVYDNEIEATDRVVSQLRIPTRGSSTVDLFEVVSRLNGALPVFHPQFLAQCILSGKTNLVHSILMNLHRKLKFYTEGDDIDGFLEMALEDFYVDHDVPQQAVSKELHSSYADLSLEEEPTVMDEATAAILNENLARVALPQLTSQEQVRLVDTIECVATVEKHRRSMDDNAARYLLFFRQHMLRRTQGIANNDTVSWREIVWAFHSGSQDILIDLVSRQFGGKLSWKAARESGIFMWLSNSATIREQLEVVARNEYTKTEERNPIDCSLYYLALRKKNILQGLWRMAHWNREQSATQKLLANDFRESRWQTAALKNAYALLGRRRFEYAAAFFLLADHLRDAVQVCLNQVGDLQLAIAIARAYEGDNGPVLKEILETRVLPEAAMDGNRWMASWAFWMLGRRDMAVRSLISPVESLIPSDPASPETPGSISLQAKSYLSNDPALVVLYKQLREMTLQTLKGASKVSAQAEWEFVLRNARLYDRMGCDLLALDLVRHWEFLKEPPSTQLSKDGMINLVDGAIDYRKMLRRRSSLVVADMPAKPREPTSPVAPKQQPPPTMFHEPDANSLLDSFGF